The genomic interval AAAAGTTATCCAAATTAAGAGGGTATTTGCCTAAACATTTCTCTTTTAACGTAGATGCTGGTCGTTGTGAAACTTGTAGCGGTGAAGGTTCGATTAATGTCGAAATGGTTTTTATGGCCGATGTACAATTGCCATGTGAAACATGCAGTGGAAAACGTTTTAAGAAAGAGGTCTTAGAAGTGCAATTTGAAGGTAAGAACATTCATGATATTTTGACCCTAACAATCGACGATGCAGTTGCTTTTTTTGAAAAAAACAAACAAGCAAAAATCACTCAAAAACTAAAACCACTTCAAGATGTGGGATTAGGTTATGTGCAATTAGGACAATCCTCTTCTACTTTATCTGGTGGTGAAGCTCAACGAATCAAACTCGCTTCTTTCTTGGTTAAAGGCGCCACAAAAGAGAAAGCACTATTCGTGTTTGACGAACCTACAACAGGTCTGCATTTTCATGATATTAAGAAACTCATGGCTTCTTTTGATGCCTTAATCGAAAAAGGACATTCGATTTTAGTGATTGAACATAACCTCGACCTAATCAAATGTGCCGATTATATTATTGATTTAGGCCCTGAAGGTGGTGAAAACGGTGGTCAATTATTGGCTGAAGGAACTCCAGAAGAAATCATAAAAAATAAAAAATCAGTCACTGCAAAGTATTTGAAAGAAAAATTAATATCGAAATAATGAACTACAAAGCAGTAATTTTTGACTTGGACGGAACCTTAGTTAATTCTCTAGAAGATATCGGTAATGCGGCCAACATCGTATTAAAAAATAGTAATTACCCTACCCATGATTACGAGGCTTATAATTTTTTCATTGGCAGTGGACTAAGAACTACCGTTGCTAGAGCACTGCCCGAACTTGCCAAAAATGAGGCCGAGATTGATCGTTGCTATAACGAAATGATGGCTATTTATAGTCGTGATTGCACGCTGTCAACAAAGCCATTTGACGGAATTACTCAAATGCTTGACCAATTGAAAGCCCGCGGTTTAAAGTTGGCAGTGCTTTCAAATAAATCAGATGATTTGACAAAAAAAATTGCAACTGCTATATTCCCGAACTACTTTGAAATTATTCAAGGACTAAGCGTAGAAGAATTTAAAAAACCAAACCCAACAGTAGCCTTACAAATGGCTGAAAAACTGGGTGCTCATCCAAACGAAGTTGTGTATGTTGGCGATAGCGGAGTTGATATGGAAACGGCGGTCAATGCACAATTCTATGCCGTGGGAGTGCTTTGGGGATTTAGACCTAAAGAAGAATTAGTGGCGACTGGAGCGCAATCACTGATTGAACATCCACAAGAATTAATGAAGTTGTTCTAATCCTATAGTACCTTAAAAACATTTATTTTTTTCTAACTAAACCTCGTTACTCTTATAGTGCAGGGATTTGTTGTACTAGGAACTGACAGTCTGGATGGATCAATTGCGAATAAAACTGCCATTGATTAAATTCTTCAAAATCATCTTAATCTAGCAACAAACTCTTTGAGGTGCAACCGAAATCCAAATAGAGTCCCTAGTCTATAACTCTATTGGAGTTCAACAAAGTACTTTTTACCACTTACTACTTTAGCTACAAAATATCTTTCAAAAAACTACAAAATTGGTTCATCACTACAAATCAAAATAATATTTATTTTTTTAATAAAGAAAAAAGAATACTTTAGTACGAATAATCATAAAATATTTTAATTCATCATTTCCTTTATTATGAAAAAATGGTTTGTTTTAAGCTTTTCACTACTCTTCGCTACTCATCTTCAATCACAAGTCCTTCTTGAAAATCAAGATGTAGAAGAAATAAAAGAAGAAGAAAATAATTCTTCATTTTATACCGCCGGAGAATTATCAAAATTTAAAGTTATCGATATCCAAGGAACACCATTACTTTCTAAAAAAACCAGCCATATAGAATCTTTTTATCCTACGGGAGAAAAAAAAACAGATTGTTCTTATAAAAATGGTGTTTTAGATGGTATTTCAAGACAATTTTATAAAAGTGGAAAAACAGAAGTAGAATGGGTTAACAAAAATGGCGTTTTATTAAGTAACACTGGTTTTTATGAAAGTGGTGAATTAAAATATGATAGTAAGTACGTAAATGGTATCACCGATGGTTTTTCTAATCAATACTACGTAAATGGTCAAATAGAGATGGAACGCCTTTTCGAAAAAGGCAAACAAGTAAATGCAATTAGCTATTATGATACAGGGGAGAAGAAAAATGAATACTTGTTTGAAAATGGAAAAAAAAATGGCCTAACAAGAAAATATTATAAAAGCGGAAAAATCGAACAAGAATGGCTCTATGAAAATGATTTGATTGTAAATTTCAAAGCATATTATGAAACTGGAGAAAAGAAAACTGAATACTTCTACAAAAACGGACGTGTTAACGGAATTGCAAAACAATATAACCAAACCGGAAAAACAACCTACAATTCAATCTATGACAATGGTATACTAATTTCCACAAATGGTTTTTACGATACTGGTGAAATTAAAATCCAACATCCATATAGCGAGGGAAAAAGACACGGCACCAGTAAGCAATTTTATAAAAATGGAAAAAAAGAATATGAGTGGACCTATGAAAATGGAATTTTAATTTCTGGAATAGGCCTTTATGATACTGGTGAAAAAAGAATTCAGCATGCATATACTGACGGAAAAAGAAATGGAAGCAGTAAGCAATATTATAAAAGTGGAAAATTAGAATATGATTGGATGTACCAAACCGGCATAATAGTCGGGTTAAAAACTTATTATGAAACAGGAGAACTAAAATGCAAATACCCCTATCAAAATGGTATAAAAGAAGGTGTTGCTGAACAGTATTATAAAAATGGGAAACTAGAATTAGAGAAAAACTATTCTAAAGGAAAATTAGAAAGAACCATCGGTTTTTATGAAACTGGAGAAAAAAAGCTAGAATCTAATAATGAGGAAGGAATCGGCAAACGTTTTAGTAAAAGCGGTCGATTAGAAAGCGAATTATTTATTGTAGATGCTCAAACTCAAATTGTAAAATCATACTACGAAAATGGGAAAGTAAATTATTTACATAATTTAGAAGACCATAAAAAAAACGGACTATCGTATAAATATTATCGAAACGGAAAAAAAGAAACGGATTTACTTTATGAAAAAGGAGTTTTACTACGTTCAACTGATTTTTACGAAACAGGTCAAAAAAGTTCTCAAAAAATATATAAAAACAATAAATTAATTGATGTTACATTTTTCTATCAAAATGGAACAAAAATCATGACGAAATAACAAGATAACATTACTTATTAGCTTCAAATCAATCCTGTCCTAAATAAAATTGAAGCATACTAAAGCCGACCATTTCATTGAGTTTAGGTAATGAAATCGTAGTTTTTTAAAACAGAACCCCTTGTATGTAATCAGGAGGAGGTTCTATATGCTCTTCAAATGGTTTATCTAACCATTTTTGCAAGTCAATTTTAACAAAAAGATTCAATCTGATGAAAGCTACTAGATTGGACAAGTACCAATCAAATTTTGATTGTGCTTTTAAAGCTTTTAGAATTAAAATGGTAATCAAAGCTGTCCATATTTGAATCATAACTGCATTTTCAGATGTTCCTATAAATGATTTGATATGCAGTAACTGTTTAATGTCTCTAAAAAAGATTTCCACTTGCCATCTACTCTTGTATAATTCACCAATAGTATTGGGGGACCAATGAAATTGATTAGTAATCAGCTCGATTACTTGTCCATTTTCATCATTCCATACAGATACTCTTCTTAACTTATTTGGGGCTTTTAATTTTGAAGGGGCTTTTTTTAATTCGATAATTTCATCTTTGATAATATGGTGATGACGATTTTCGGGTAACTCATTTTCTTTGACTGTTGTGAATTGCAAATTTTCCTTATGTCTAATTACAAAAAACACCTCATTGCTGTCCCAAATATTTAATAGTGAGAAATCATTATAAAATCTATCAGCAACAATCACACTGCCCTTTAATAGAAGAATCTCGTAAGCCCCTTTGTTATCTGTCGTTTTACCATTAGTGATGTTAATATAAGCTGGGAGATTACCATCAAAATCAAGTAGTGTGTGCATTTTTACAGCTCCTTTGGCTCTCTTATATTTTGCCCAATCAAACAAACTTAGACACAAACTTATTGTAGTTGAATCTAGTAAAAAAATCTTTGACTTAATTCTAAATTTAACTTGCTTAAATCTAGGATGCTGTCCTAAACTTTGCAGCAGTTCAAAATAATAATCTCTAAAAAGTTCGTGAGAGCGATTTTTGTTTTGATAACTTATCGAAGACTTTGATGGAGCTTTATTTATTCCAAGATGATTTAGGTTCCCTGATGCCGATCGAAGTCCATTGCTAATATCTCGAACAGACTGACTCTTTGCAAATTGACAAAAAAGCATGGAAACTAAGTGATTCCAGCTGTTGAATCCTTTATTATGCTTGTCTGTTTCTTTCTTGGAAACTATTTTATTGAATTTCGAACGGTCTAACTTTGAGATTATTTGAGAAAACAGCGTTATATTTGCCATAAGAGGGCGGGTTTTTGTTGTGCAACTCAAAGATAATTTGAGGTACAAAATTCAACCCTCTTTTTTGTACTTATTTTTTAAACGTTTAGGACGCTATTGATATTTTATCTAGAAAAACCCATTTCCTGCTCTTGATTGCTTAAATTTATAAGTCTCACTATTCTAAATGCAATAATCTATGAAGATACTACTAACTGGAGCCACGGGATACATTGGAAAAAGAATATTACCCACATTGATTGAAGCAGGTCATGAAGTGGTTTGCTGTGTGCGTGACACTAAAAGGTTTCATCCTCCAACTTCTATTCAGGATAAAATTACTATTATAGAAATCGACCTTTTAGACAAAAAATCATTAGAACGAATTCCAACAGACATAGATGGAGCTTATTATCTAGTACATTCTATGGCTGCTTCTTCAGATTATGAAGAAATGGAGCAGGAATCAGCAATCAACTTCCGCAATGCTTTAGCCAATACTAATGTTCAACATTTGGTTTATTTGAGTGGTATTGTAAACGAATCCGAATTGTCTTCTCATTTAACTTCTCGAAAAAATGTGGAGGAATTACTTTCTAAAGGAAATTATCATTTTACCGCTTTACGAGCAGGTATAATTATTGGTTCTGGAAGTGCTTCATTTGAAATTATCCGTGATTTGGTAGAAAAACTTCCAATAATGATTGCTCCAAAATGGTTAAAAACTAAATGCCAACCCATTGGTGTAACTGATGTAATCTCATTTTTGACCCAAACTATATTCCATCCTAAAACCTTCGACAAAAATTTTGATATCGGTGGACCTGATATTCTTACGTACAAAGAGATGTTATTGGAATTTGCCCATGTTCGCCATTTAAAACGAACTATTATAATTGTCCCTGTAATGACGCCTAAGCTTTCGTCCTATTGGCTGTATTTTGTAACCTCTACAACTTATAAATTAGCTGCCGCCTTAGTGGATAGTATGAAAGTGGAAGTAATTTGCCGAAATCACGACCTCAATACCATTTTAGAAATAAAACCACTTGGCTATCGAGAATCTTTAGAGAAAGCATTCCTTAAAATTGATAGCAACTCCATTGTTTCTAGTTGGAAAGATGCTTATATCAGTAGTGGAATTAACATTACAATTTCCGATTTCATCAATGTTCCTTCTCATGGATGTTTTATAGATAACCGAGAAAAAGTAATTAAAAACAGAGACGCCTGCATTGAAAAGATCTGGAGTATCGGCGGCACAAACGGCTGGTATTATGGTAATTGGCTCTGGAAATCAAGAGGTTTTATGGATAAATTAGTTGGAGGTGTAGGACTGCGCCGTGGTCGTACCAATAAAAACTCACTCAATGTAGGAGATGCATTGGACTTTTGGCGAATATTATATGCCAATAAGACTGAAGGTCGACTATTGCTATATGCCGAAATGAAATTACCTGGTGAAGCTTGGCTTGAATTCAAAATCAAAGAAAACAAACTGGTTCAAACAGCTACTTTCAGACCTTTAGGACTGTTGGGAAGATTGTATTGGTACGCTGTTCTTCCCTTTCATGGATTTATTTTCAAAGGCATGCTCGATGCACTTACAGAAGACGTTTAAATACTATGTAAGATCCTTAATTACAGGATATTACAAAAAAAAACTTAATCCAATAACTACTATTTTTTGATTTTTTTCAAAAGTCCATCAATCACCCCATTAATTTCGGGTGAAATGGTGAATTTATAGTTAAGATAAAGATAAACCACGGTTACAATCATAGATTTCAATGCAATTGCAATCAATGGATACATTGGGAATTCCCAAAAATAAAACGCCATAAAAACCATTGTTGTTAATACAATTGAATAAATAGTTTGTTTTGTAAAAGGATACAAATGCATGCGTTTGACCACAAATAATAATTTAGCCAAACTATATAACGTAATTGATAATAAGGTCGCAAAAGCAGATCCAATGATCCCATAACGTGGAATAAAAAACATATTAAGTGCTATTGTCAAGAATACTAAGAGCAATCCTAAAAACAACACCATGCGGTAATATTTAGAATTGAAAATAATAGCATTATTATTCCCTAAAATCAAATCAAAATACTTAGAAAGTCCAATCATAAATACTACGATTATACCTCCACTATATTCTTTAGGTACCAACTCATATAGTTGATCGATATTGACAAAAATGCATAGCATCACAAAACCACCAACTACCTGAAGGTTTATCGACGTTTTTTTATACAAATCATTTAACTGATCATGTTTGTCTTCGTGCATTAATTTGGCCGTAATGGGATATACAATTTGGTGCATCGCACGGCTAGGAACTGAGATAACTAAAGCAATATAAGTCGCGACAGAGTAATAAGCAATGTTATCAATCAGCATGTATTGATTCAACATAATTTTGTCTCCATCCAAAAGTAGATTAGCCACACTCCCCGACAGAATAATATAAAACGTATATTCTAAAATTTCTTTTACATTTTGAGGAATAGAAAACTGAAAATTAGGCTGTTTGATTCGGAAGGCATACCACATGGTTACAATTAGTGCAAGAAAATAAATAGCACCTGTAATATAAACAAAGTCAACCACCGTCAACCAATTAAAATAAACGCCAATCAATGCTAAAAGCGAAAAAATACGCAAACCTACTTCTTTGATAAAATTCCCAAAAACCGAATGCATATGCACTCTTGCCCAAGCATAAAAAATTTCGAAATAAGCCATACAAAGACCTATAAATGGAATTAACCAGATGAATTCTTTGACTACTGGATTTTTCTTGGAAACAAAATAAATAATATCATCATAATAATACAAGCCTATTAGCCCTAGTGGAATACATAATAGTATGGGGAATAAAACAGTAAAGGACAAAAATCGTTCTCTCTCTTCTTCTGTTTTATATTGTGAATAATATTTAACAAGGGTGTTTTGCATCCCAATGGCAAATAACGGCATAATCACATTCGCCGCCGAAAGAATATAATTAGCAACAGCATAATAAGTAGCACCCAGAAAAACCGGGTACAAATACAAAGTATTAATAGCGCCTACACCAAAACCTAAATAGGTAATTACAGTGTTCTTTAATGATTGATTTAATACTATTCCCATTCTTTATTGTTACGAGACACGAAACTATCTCTTTATATTATTGATTTAGAATTGCAACCAAATCCTTGGTTAGATTCTTCCTAGAATACTTTTGTAATCCAATACCGTGTGATTGTAGCTTCCCTTCTAAAAACTGATTATAATAGGCTGAAATTTGGTTTTTCAACTTTTCTTTTTCGGTATAGGTAAAGAATACTCCAGTATTAGTTCCGGTAATAATTTCTGAAAAATCAGAATCATGAGGGCCTATTGCAAGTATCGGACGATTAGAAACCATGTACTCAAACAATTTTCCTGGAATAATACTTTTGGTATCTTCTGAGTCAATTTCGACGAGCAACAAAACTTGTGATTTTTTTTGATGAGCAATTGCTTCTTCATGAGAAACATAGCCTAAATTATTCAAATAATTATTCAATCCAAATTGCGAAATGGTTTCCAAAACTTCTTGACTAACCGCACCAATCAACTTGATTTCAAGGTTCTCTTTAAAACTTGAAATTTCTGTAATCAGTTCCACCAAACTTTCCCATAAAATAGCTGGATTCCTTTCTGATAAAAAAGAACCAATGTGCGCCAAACTAAATTTGTTATCTAAAACTTGATTCCCAACTGGTTCCACATCATAGCCATTTGTAATTACTTGAATTGGTTTTGAAGTAATGGCTTGAAATTCGATTTTAGTCGTTTTACTGGTTACAATAATTGTATCGGCCGAGTTCAAAACTTTATATTCTAATTTTTTGTGCTTATTTGCAGCAAAATCAGACAATCGTAGGGATTTATGATATCCTATGGTTGTCCAAGGATCACGGAAATCAGCAAACCATTTTACGCTTAATTTTTGCTTCAAAGCCAAACCTATTAAATGCAAACTATGTGGTGGCCCCGAAGTGATTATTATATCAATATTATTTTCCTGAATATATTTTTCTAAATAAGCCACAGAAGGTTTAACCCAATATTTACGAGCATCAGGAATGAAAAGATTCCCGCGAATCCAAAGAAATACTTTATCTAAAGTACTTTGTTTCTTCTTATTAGGAATAATTCCCGAACTGATCTTTTTGGTTTTGTTTTTAGAAAAAAAAGAAGCCAATTGATAAGGTTCAAAAATAGGTTGTTTTAAGACTATAGCCTTTTCTGAAACTTCGTTAACTAACTTTTGGTCAACAATAGGATACGTTGGGTTTTCAGGAACATACACAACAGGCTGTATTCCAAATTCCGGTAAATACTTCACAAACTTTAACCAACGTTGTACGCCTGGTCCTCCCGCTGGTGGCCAATAATAAGTAATGATAAGTACCTTTTTAAGTCCATTATCCTCCAAAATTATTTTATCCAAAGAGGTGTTTTCCATCTTATTCATTTCCCTCTTTCGGAGTTATGAGTCGTTTTCGTTCCAAATAAATTCCGCCAATCAATAACCCAAAAATAAACACATAACTAATTAAGGTAATAACACTTCCTGTTTTGATGACTTGCGGCTCAAATTTAAATTCGATAGTATGTTTTCCTGGTGGAACCATCATTGCTCTAAGCACATAATTCACTGGAAAATGCTCGGTTAATTCACCATCAACATATGCATTCCAGCCTTTTTCATAATATATTTCAGAGAAAACAGCTAAACCTTCTTTTTTTGTATCCGTAGTATATTTTAAATAATTGGGTTTATAGATATTCAATTGAATAGTTCCCGTGGTATCCAAATTTCTTTTTAAACGAGCATTTTTAAATTTATCCCCGTAGATTTGAATATTAAAAATAGCAGCCGATTTGGTGTTAAACTTCTCTAATGATTTCATTTCGTCATTTGCTTTATTCACTAGTATCACATCGTGAACAAACCAGGCGTTTCCATTGGCATTAGGGTTAATCGTTGGAAATTCCTTCCCTTCTTTATCGGTTTGAATAATGTATTTTACATTCAACATATCCAAAACCTCCATATTATTTTTGGAAATTTGGTAGTCAAATAATTGCTGTACCCTTCTTGGTTTAGCAGCATGATACCCGCCAATCGATTTATGAAAATAGGACGCTCTAGCGCTAGAGAAATTCCCATTAACTTCAAACACTCTGAAGTGTGTAGTATCTTTTAGAATTTCAGTATCCGAAGGCGTTTCTTGAAAAGGAACAGCCACTTCTCTACCGCTAACGAAATCATTTCCATCGACATATCTTTTGTCTACAAAAAACAAATCAGAGACCATAAATAGACCTACTAAAATAATAGCGGTATTTTGAGCTAATTTGTTTTTGATAAAGAACCACAAAACAGCTGAAACTGCCACGATAAAGAAACCTGAACGCAATAAATCAGCACTATACATACTCATTCTGTCCGCTTTTAAGGCATCCACAAATTCGGGTCCATAAGATTGCATAAAATAAGCATCGCTACCTCCTGAAAAATGGAACATCTCTTTGCATAAAAACAAAATAACAACAAGGCCTAATGACAAAGCTCCCGCCTTAATCAATGCTTTTTGTTGTTCCGGTTTTTCCAAACCAAAAAACGATTGTAATCCCATAATAGCTAAAACAGGAAAACACAATTCTAAAATTACTTGAATAGAAGATACGGCTCTAAATTTATTGTACATAGGTACAAAGTCAATAAAAAAGTCCGTTAAAAGGGGGAAGTTTTTACCCCAAGAAAGTATCAAAGCTACTATAGCTCCAGAGAGGAAAACGTATTTAATTTTTCGTTCATCAATAAATAAAGCTAAAATAGCCAAAAAGAAAACCACTATTCCAATATATGCTGGAGCAGCCACAATCGGTTGATCTCCCCAATAAGTAGGCATACCTGAAACAAAATCAGCTGCTTGATTTTCAGGAACTCCTTTAGAAAGCATAAAATCATACATCTTGCTAGATGTCCCTACGTTTTCATTATTAGAACCTCCAAAAAGGCGTGGTGCAATCAAGTTAAAACTTTCTGACAAACCATAACTGTATTCTGTAATGTATTCTCTTGTAAGTGCACTTGAACCTGTATGAGCTGAACCGTCAGGATTGTACGTCAATTCGCTTTTTCCTCTAGTACTAAAACTTGCATATTCAGCTGTAGCTAACAAATTCGTGGCATTAGCCCCAATTCCTAAAACACCTGCAATTAACAATATTCCAAAGGATTGAAACAAGGTATTGGTTTCTTTATTTTTAATAGCCTGATAAGTAAAATAGCCTGACAATATCAGTAAGAAAATTAGAAGATAATAGGTCATTTGGAAGTGATTCGCATTAATTTCTAATGCGGTCGCAAACAAAGTAAGCAATCCACCAACAATATATTTATGACGGTAAACCAATAAAACCCCAGCAATAACTAGCGGCATATAGCCTATTGCATGTGCTTTAGCATTGTGTCCAACGCCCAAAATAATAATCAGGTAAGTTGAAAAACCAAAAGCTATGGATCCTATAAAAGCTTTTAACGGGTCTATTTTTAAAACTAATAACAAGCCATAAAAACCTAAAAAGTATAGAAATAAATAATCCGCAGGACGCGGTAAAAAACGAATTGCATCGTCAAGAGCTCCTATGTAGTCATGGGGGTATTTAGCCCCTAATTGATAGGTAGGCATCCCACCAAAAGCTGCGTCAGTCCAATAAGGTTCATGATGTTCTATTGCTCTAAAATCATTTTGCTCCTTGGCCATACCAGTATATTGAGCAATATCCGATTGAAAAATTTGTTTGCCTTGTAAAACAGGGTAAAAGTAAATGAGTGAAACAAGGACAAAACCAAAAACAGCAAGAGCGTGAGGGTAAAACTTATTAATAACTTTCAATTTTTAAGCGTTTTATAAAGGGTTAAATAGGACGTATTTGAGAGCAAATTTAATCTATTTCTTCATAATCCACATAATCCCCTACTTTTTTAGTTTCTTTAGGTTTTTTTGAGTCAGTAGGTTGATAGTAAATATCGCCACTAGATTGTGTTTTATTCCAAGAAGAGTCCTGCGCTTTTTGTTGGTTTTGTTCAAAGTTAGCACCTGCTTTTTCTACTACTTTTTTTAATACTAAAGGCAAAAATAATTTTACCAAAAATTTAAAAACATAGTAAAAAGCTATTATATAAAATAGTGTTCTTATAAAACCTATAAAAGAAGCTGTTTCCATAATCGATTATTTTTTTACAAAATTAACAAATCCTACGGTCAAAATTAAACTATGATTCTTAAATTAATAATAAAATATAGTACATTTGAAAAGCACAACGCTTGTAAATCCTAAAAAACAACATTATGTACCATTTCAAAACTGCAATCCTGATTGCTTTTCTACTGGCTCCATTTGTTCAGTACGCACAACATACTGATGAAATAAACTCCAATAGACCGGGTGAAACCATGTCCGCTTTTGCTGTTGGGAAGTCTGTCTTTCAAGTAGAATCTGGAATTTTCGGTATAAAAGAAAACCATAGTTTACTCAACTATGACACCAATGGTTTTGGACTAGACTTGACTTTTCGAATGGGTCTGTTTCACGAACAACTTGAATTCATTGCTGATTTACAATACCAATACCAAAATGTTGTAGATCATACCATTCAGTATAATAAATCTGCTTTAAAGCAAACTATTTTGGGAGCTAAGTTCTTAATTTATGATCCTTTCAAGGGGTATGATGAGAAAGTCAATGTATATAGCTGGAAAGCCAATCATTCTTTTAATTGGCACCAATTAATTCCGGCAGTCTCCCTTTTTGCAGGAGCCAATATTATATCTTCCAATAATCCCTATTATTTTTCACCTGATGCAGCCATTTCACCTAAAATAATGCTGATTACCCAAAACCATTTAGGAGACGGAAGATGGGTTTTAGTATCTAATATTATTTCTGATTATATTTTGACCGATTATCCTAGTTATGGTTATGTTTTAACGCTAACTAGAGGATTTAACGAAAAATGGTCGGGATTTATTGAAAATCAAGGCTACAAAAGCGACTTTTATAGTGACGCTATCGTACGTGGTGGAGCAGCTTATCTAGTTAATAAAAGCCTGCAAATCGATGCTTCCATAAGCAGCAGTTTAAAAACAACTCCTTCCATTTTATACGGCGGAATTGGTTTTTCTTGGAGATATGATGCCAACTATAAAGATGTTATAATTGATTTAGACAACGGCGATTCAAAAAAAGCAGTTCGAAAAGCAAAAAAAGTTAAGAAAGGATAATTCAAAATTTACTACATATACCAATGATTACCATACAAGAAGCAAAAACTAAAAAAGAATTAACCGCTTATATTAAATTTCCGTTTGAACTTTACAAAGACAATGATTTTTGGGTTCCGCCCATCATTGCAGACGAATTAGATACTTTTGACAAAACCACAAACCCCGCATTTGATAATGCCGAGGCTTATTTTTATGTGGCATATCAAAATAACAAAATAGTTGGTCGTATTGCAGCCATCATCAATTGGGAAGAAGTCAACAACCAACAAAAAAAGAAAGTCCGTTTTGGTTGGTTTGACGTCATTGATGATATCGAAATCACCAAAGCTTTACTCGAAAAGGTGTATGAACTCGGTCGCAAAAACGATCTAG from Flavobacterium ovatum carries:
- a CDS encoding HAD family hydrolase; the protein is MNYKAVIFDLDGTLVNSLEDIGNAANIVLKNSNYPTHDYEAYNFFIGSGLRTTVARALPELAKNEAEIDRCYNEMMAIYSRDCTLSTKPFDGITQMLDQLKARGLKLAVLSNKSDDLTKKIATAIFPNYFEIIQGLSVEEFKKPNPTVALQMAEKLGAHPNEVVYVGDSGVDMETAVNAQFYAVGVLWGFRPKEELVATGAQSLIEHPQELMKLF
- a CDS encoding IS4 family transposase; its protein translation is MANITLFSQIISKLDRSKFNKIVSKKETDKHNKGFNSWNHLVSMLFCQFAKSQSVRDISNGLRSASGNLNHLGINKAPSKSSISYQNKNRSHELFRDYYFELLQSLGQHPRFKQVKFRIKSKIFLLDSTTISLCLSLFDWAKYKRAKGAVKMHTLLDFDGNLPAYINITNGKTTDNKGAYEILLLKGSVIVADRFYNDFSLLNIWDSNEVFFVIRHKENLQFTTVKENELPENRHHHIIKDEIIELKKAPSKLKAPNKLRRVSVWNDENGQVIELITNQFHWSPNTIGELYKSRWQVEIFFRDIKQLLHIKSFIGTSENAVMIQIWTALITILILKALKAQSKFDWYLSNLVAFIRLNLFVKIDLQKWLDKPFEEHIEPPPDYIQGVLF
- a CDS encoding SDR family oxidoreductase — encoded protein: MKILLTGATGYIGKRILPTLIEAGHEVVCCVRDTKRFHPPTSIQDKITIIEIDLLDKKSLERIPTDIDGAYYLVHSMAASSDYEEMEQESAINFRNALANTNVQHLVYLSGIVNESELSSHLTSRKNVEELLSKGNYHFTALRAGIIIGSGSASFEIIRDLVEKLPIMIAPKWLKTKCQPIGVTDVISFLTQTIFHPKTFDKNFDIGGPDILTYKEMLLEFAHVRHLKRTIIIVPVMTPKLSSYWLYFVTSTTYKLAAALVDSMKVEVICRNHDLNTILEIKPLGYRESLEKAFLKIDSNSIVSSWKDAYISSGINITISDFINVPSHGCFIDNREKVIKNRDACIEKIWSIGGTNGWYYGNWLWKSRGFMDKLVGGVGLRRGRTNKNSLNVGDALDFWRILYANKTEGRLLLYAEMKLPGEAWLEFKIKENKLVQTATFRPLGLLGRLYWYAVLPFHGFIFKGMLDALTEDV
- a CDS encoding oligosaccharide flippase family protein, translated to MGIVLNQSLKNTVITYLGFGVGAINTLYLYPVFLGATYYAVANYILSAANVIMPLFAIGMQNTLVKYYSQYKTEEERERFLSFTVLFPILLCIPLGLIGLYYYDDIIYFVSKKNPVVKEFIWLIPFIGLCMAYFEIFYAWARVHMHSVFGNFIKEVGLRIFSLLALIGVYFNWLTVVDFVYITGAIYFLALIVTMWYAFRIKQPNFQFSIPQNVKEILEYTFYIILSGSVANLLLDGDKIMLNQYMLIDNIAYYSVATYIALVISVPSRAMHQIVYPITAKLMHEDKHDQLNDLYKKTSINLQVVGGFVMLCIFVNIDQLYELVPKEYSGGIIVVFMIGLSKYFDLILGNNNAIIFNSKYYRMVLFLGLLLVFLTIALNMFFIPRYGIIGSAFATLLSITLYSLAKLLFVVKRMHLYPFTKQTIYSIVLTTMVFMAFYFWEFPMYPLIAIALKSMIVTVVYLYLNYKFTISPEINGVIDGLLKKIKK
- a CDS encoding glycosyltransferase family 4 protein, producing MNKMENTSLDKIILEDNGLKKVLIITYYWPPAGGPGVQRWLKFVKYLPEFGIQPVVYVPENPTYPIVDQKLVNEVSEKAIVLKQPIFEPYQLASFFSKNKTKKISSGIIPNKKKQSTLDKVFLWIRGNLFIPDARKYWVKPSVAYLEKYIQENNIDIIITSGPPHSLHLIGLALKQKLSVKWFADFRDPWTTIGYHKSLRLSDFAANKHKKLEYKVLNSADTIIVTSKTTKIEFQAITSKPIQVITNGYDVEPVGNQVLDNKFSLAHIGSFLSERNPAILWESLVELITEISSFKENLEIKLIGAVSQEVLETISQFGLNNYLNNLGYVSHEEAIAHQKKSQVLLLVEIDSEDTKSIIPGKLFEYMVSNRPILAIGPHDSDFSEIITGTNTGVFFTYTEKEKLKNQISAYYNQFLEGKLQSHGIGLQKYSRKNLTKDLVAILNQ